In the Gammaproteobacteria bacterium genome, one interval contains:
- a CDS encoding conserved hypothetical protein (Evidence 4 : Unknown function but conserved in other organisms) translates to MKTLRWKGRYLTGSPEIDQKNREFVDCLNGFVHAIKQREHCQEIEKLLEDSLEKLENQLVEDPAAADLVAEMKTSLISSFPMPTRDTPACRKCDVCDLAEQRIAQHIKPSALCLGVTEKTSILKT, encoded by the coding sequence ATGAAAACTTTACGCTGGAAAGGCCGTTATCTTACCGGAAGTCCGGAAATAGACCAAAAAAATCGAGAGTTTGTTGACTGTTTGAACGGCTTTGTTCATGCCATCAAACAGCGTGAGCATTGTCAGGAAATTGAAAAATTATTGGAAGATTCGCTGGAAAAATTAGAAAATCAACTTGTCGAAGATCCGGCTGCTGCGGATCTTGTCGCCGAAATGAAGACATCATTAATTAGTTCATTTCCCATGCCAACTCGTGATACTCCCGCCTGTCGAAAATGTGATGTTTGCGATCTCGCAGAGCAACGAATCGCGCAACATATTAAACCTTCTGCTCTGTGCCTGGGAGTCACTGAAAAAACGAGTATCCTGAAGACATAA
- the rpoH gene encoding RNA polymerase, sigma 32 (sigma H) factor: MTTALQRLELALPLGSLEVYNQAVNSIPMLTASEERELAIQLRDHNDLDAARRLIISNLRFVIHIARGYSGYGLPQADLIQEGNIGLMKAVRRFNPELGIRLVSFAVHWIRAEIHEFILRNWRIVKVATTKSQRKLFFHLRSAKKRLGWFSHDEVQIVANELGVTPETVVEMEKRMTGQDLSFEGENDGEDDDAPPAPVTYLQDTRMDPATVLEQQDWENHEQTRLAHALASLDHRSRDIVQRRWLNEDNKSTLQELADRYQVSAERIRQIEKGAMKNLRAALKD; the protein is encoded by the coding sequence ATGACTACCGCTCTACAACGACTTGAATTAGCCTTGCCCCTGGGCAGTTTGGAGGTTTACAACCAGGCGGTAAACTCAATTCCAATGCTGACCGCCAGCGAAGAGCGAGAATTAGCCATCCAGTTACGCGATCATAATGACCTGGATGCTGCACGACGCCTTATCATTTCCAATCTGCGCTTTGTCATACACATCGCGCGTGGCTATAGCGGCTATGGCTTGCCCCAAGCAGACCTGATTCAGGAAGGTAACATTGGCCTGATGAAGGCGGTACGACGTTTTAACCCTGAATTAGGTATCCGCCTGGTCTCTTTCGCCGTTCATTGGATTCGCGCCGAAATTCACGAATTCATCCTGCGCAATTGGCGTATCGTTAAGGTGGCAACGACCAAGTCTCAGCGCAAGCTTTTCTTCCATTTACGGAGTGCCAAAAAACGCCTGGGCTGGTTTAGTCATGACGAAGTTCAGATCGTGGCTAATGAATTGGGAGTCACCCCCGAGACGGTGGTGGAAATGGAGAAACGCATGACCGGCCAAGACCTGAGTTTCGAGGGAGAAAACGACGGTGAGGACGACGATGCTCCTCCGGCACCGGTGACATATCTACAGGACACACGCATGGATCCCGCCACCGTGCTTGAACAACAGGACTGGGAGAATCATGAACAAACGCGTCTTGCCCATGCCTTGGCGAGTCTTGACCACCGCAGTCGTGATATTGTTCAGCGGCGTTGGCTTAACGAAGACAACAAATCAACCTTGCAGGAACTCGCAGACCGTTATCAAGTTTCAGCCGAGCGAATTCGTCAAATCGAGAAAGGCGCCATGAAAAATCTGCGTGCCGCTCTGAAAGATTAA
- a CDS encoding general secretion pathway protein H codes for MSFPLRIYRINPDILGFTLLEVLVVMVIIGIIATMAVISVGSREPSTFQEARRLTELLRLAAEEAILRGQEWGLRFTESGYEFMVLEGATWQTASDDILRPRQFPPELEPRLSIEGEELSVESPADENSKSDDAQHHRFDKEDKKKAITPQVLILSSGEVSSFQLSLYAHEQPTWRIIGDYGGNFTTLPLARQ; via the coding sequence ATGTCGTTTCCTCTTCGTATTTATCGAATTAATCCGGATATCTTGGGTTTTACCCTGCTAGAAGTCCTGGTGGTAATGGTGATTATCGGAATTATCGCCACCATGGCGGTCATCTCAGTGGGAAGCCGTGAGCCTTCCACTTTTCAGGAGGCTCGTCGCTTGACCGAATTGCTCCGTCTGGCGGCCGAGGAAGCAATCCTGCGTGGTCAGGAGTGGGGTTTGCGTTTCACCGAGAGTGGCTATGAATTCATGGTTTTGGAGGGTGCAACCTGGCAAACCGCGAGCGATGATATTTTACGTCCCAGGCAATTCCCGCCAGAATTGGAACCACGCTTATCAATAGAAGGTGAAGAATTATCGGTCGAGTCTCCTGCTGATGAGAATAGCAAATCGGACGACGCGCAACACCATCGGTTCGACAAAGAAGACAAAAAGAAAGCGATTACACCCCAGGTATTGATTCTCTCCAGCGGAGAGGTATCTTCTTTTCAATTATCTCTTTATGCCCATGAACAGCCTACCTGGCGCATAATCGGTGATTATGGCGGCAACTTCACGACGCTTCCTCTGGCGCGGCAATGA
- a CDS encoding exported hypothetical protein (Evidence 5 : Unknown function): protein MTSLIKHIFSLLALLTAIIFSFPAYADAGYINTVTEELKNSGAVVSVQKQTGLVNFIGGTPIQRQVKQAFSDVSPNDPRAAALAMLRHYGPLFGITNPSEELVVTREVKEPDGRAAVRFQQLYQGIPLFAGELIVNVGKEGELLSIGGRSIDAKSLNLSIAPGISPDDSKETALGAVSKWYGISKVLFTASKPELSIYDPRLLTPGSGPAKLVWKIEVSSTARLKPIRELVLVSAAKENMIALHFNQIPNARNRKTYDCSNTASCTLPGTLVCDENNSTCGGISDAVKAHKYAADTYNFYFNTHGRDSLDGKGMNLISSVRACDPDTGECPMQNAFWDGTQMAYGDGFIVDDVAAHEMTHAVTEKTSNLYYYYQSGAINESLSDVWGEFVDLSNSEATDTSTVRWLLGEDLSIGAVRNMSNPPQFQDPDRIGSSYYYKGSNDSGGVHWNSGVNNKAAYLMVDGASFNGKVVTGLGITKTAKIYYEAQTHLLFSGSDYNDLYNALNQACVNLIGTANITSADCQQVRNATDATEMNQTPSGGFLPKAKLCATGGSPFNIYYANFEDGTMNGWVSTTQSGASNPAILLPKGLYSENGYYSVMMLNLQVISDAAFAMNTSYTLPANSFLFLTHYFGFEYGSATGNNYDGGVLEYSTNGGSSWNDAGGMFAEGQNYGGSLYTGYGNPLGGRNAFVKVTPGYVSTRYDLSSLTGQSVRFRIRVGSDDGYTNDSWVVDDVRIYTCANNVQPPAAPVMSSPVVGNAQVTLKWSAVSGAISYNVYQGITAGGESTTAVKTGVVGTSVAITGLTNGTKYFFKIRAVNGGGTSALSNEVNATPIAPPATPVISAFAGDAQVTLSWPAVTGATSYKVYQGTTAGGESTTPVKTGVTGTSLTLTGLTNGKKYFFKMGAVNSVGTSALSNEVNATPAPRSSASRQPDFAVTSLALSPTSPTANGSFKVTVTVKNQGTAAGVGGYLDIWGNQSASQSCDVNGDAWVDLGLLDPGSTRTITLTLTAGSAGSKTLRAFIDSWCETGESNDSNNQLAKSYTVQ from the coding sequence ATGACTTCCCTTATCAAACACATTTTTTCGCTTCTGGCCCTGTTAACGGCCATCATTTTTTCCTTTCCGGCCTATGCTGATGCTGGTTATATCAATACAGTCACCGAGGAACTAAAAAACAGCGGCGCAGTTGTCTCCGTGCAAAAACAGACTGGCTTAGTAAACTTTATTGGTGGAACACCTATTCAACGGCAGGTAAAACAAGCATTCTCCGACGTAAGCCCAAATGACCCACGGGCGGCCGCACTGGCAATGCTGCGGCACTATGGCCCATTGTTCGGCATAACCAATCCCAGCGAAGAATTGGTGGTCACACGCGAAGTCAAGGAGCCGGACGGCCGCGCTGCTGTGCGTTTTCAGCAATTGTATCAAGGTATTCCCCTCTTCGCGGGAGAATTGATCGTCAACGTCGGCAAAGAAGGTGAATTGCTATCCATCGGTGGAAGAAGTATTGACGCCAAATCACTGAATTTATCGATAGCTCCCGGTATATCGCCCGATGACTCAAAAGAAACCGCTCTCGGTGCAGTCAGCAAATGGTACGGCATATCTAAAGTATTGTTCACTGCTTCCAAACCCGAGTTATCGATTTATGACCCACGTCTTCTTACTCCGGGCAGTGGCCCAGCCAAGTTGGTCTGGAAAATCGAAGTTTCTTCGACGGCGCGCCTTAAGCCAATTCGTGAATTGGTCCTGGTCAGTGCTGCTAAAGAAAACATGATTGCACTGCACTTTAACCAAATTCCGAATGCTCGCAACCGGAAAACCTACGACTGTAGCAATACTGCTTCTTGTACCCTCCCAGGCACACTGGTTTGTGACGAGAATAATTCCACCTGTGGTGGTATCAGCGACGCAGTTAAAGCTCATAAGTATGCCGCCGACACCTATAATTTCTATTTTAATACCCACGGCCGTGACAGCCTTGATGGCAAAGGGATGAACCTCATCTCTTCAGTGCGTGCTTGTGACCCGGATACTGGCGAATGTCCCATGCAGAATGCATTTTGGGACGGTACACAAATGGCCTATGGTGATGGCTTCATAGTTGACGACGTGGCTGCGCACGAAATGACCCATGCTGTCACGGAAAAGACATCCAATTTGTATTACTATTACCAATCCGGTGCAATCAATGAATCACTTTCTGATGTTTGGGGAGAATTCGTCGATTTAAGCAATAGCGAGGCAACTGACACCAGCACGGTACGTTGGTTATTGGGGGAAGATCTGAGCATCGGTGCCGTTCGCAACATGTCCAATCCTCCACAATTTCAGGATCCGGACCGAATTGGCAGTTCTTATTACTATAAAGGCAGTAACGATTCGGGTGGCGTACATTGGAATAGTGGCGTTAACAACAAGGCAGCCTATCTCATGGTCGATGGTGCTTCCTTTAACGGCAAGGTGGTAACAGGATTGGGCATCACCAAAACCGCTAAAATCTATTACGAGGCGCAGACTCATCTTTTATTCAGTGGTTCTGATTATAATGACCTGTATAACGCCTTAAATCAGGCCTGTGTCAATTTAATTGGAACAGCGAATATTACCTCTGCGGATTGTCAACAAGTGCGTAATGCCACTGACGCCACGGAAATGAATCAAACTCCCTCCGGTGGTTTCCTTCCCAAGGCCAAACTTTGCGCAACTGGCGGATCTCCTTTCAATATCTACTACGCGAATTTTGAGGACGGGACGATGAATGGCTGGGTTAGCACAACTCAATCTGGTGCCTCGAATCCAGCAATACTTTTACCTAAAGGTTTGTATTCTGAAAATGGATATTACAGTGTAATGATGCTTAACCTTCAAGTAATATCGGATGCTGCCTTTGCCATGAATACCAGTTATACCCTGCCAGCCAATAGCTTCCTCTTCCTCACCCACTATTTTGGGTTTGAATATGGATCAGCAACCGGGAATAACTATGATGGTGGTGTGCTTGAATATAGCACTAATGGCGGTAGCTCATGGAATGATGCCGGCGGAATGTTTGCCGAGGGCCAAAATTACGGTGGAAGTCTATATACCGGTTATGGTAATCCTTTGGGAGGGCGTAATGCTTTTGTGAAAGTTACTCCTGGCTATGTCTCTACACGCTATGACCTCTCATCCTTGACTGGTCAATCGGTGCGTTTTCGTATCCGTGTAGGTAGCGACGATGGATATACCAACGATAGTTGGGTAGTAGATGATGTAAGGATTTATACCTGCGCTAACAACGTGCAACCGCCTGCTGCGCCGGTAATGTCTAGCCCGGTGGTGGGTAATGCCCAGGTCACACTCAAGTGGTCGGCAGTGAGTGGTGCCATCAGCTACAACGTCTACCAGGGAATCACGGCAGGGGGTGAATCTACAACCGCTGTCAAGACTGGGGTTGTCGGAACCAGTGTGGCAATCACCGGCCTGACCAACGGTACGAAGTATTTCTTCAAGATACGAGCGGTCAATGGCGGGGGCACTAGCGCATTGTCGAATGAAGTCAACGCCACACCAATAGCACCCCCGGCAACGCCGGTTATTAGCGCCTTCGCGGGCGACGCGCAGGTCACGTTGAGCTGGCCAGCGGTGACTGGAGCGACCAGTTACAAGGTCTACCAAGGAACCACAGCAGGTGGAGAATCCACAACCCCCGTCAAAACTGGAGTTACCGGAACCAGCCTGACTCTTACCGGTTTGACGAATGGTAAGAAGTATTTCTTCAAGATGGGCGCAGTGAATAGCGTTGGTACCAGTGCGTTGTCGAATGAAGTCAACGCCACGCCTGCACCACGTTCATCGGCCAGTCGTCAACCCGATTTTGCGGTGACGAGTCTGGCCTTGAGTCCTACCAGTCCGACGGCCAATGGTTCCTTCAAGGTTACGGTGACTGTTAAAAATCAAGGTACGGCAGCAGGTGTGGGTGGTTACCTGGATATTTGGGGGAATCAATCCGCTAGTCAGAGTTGCGATGTGAATGGCGATGCCTGGGTTGACCTTGGTCTTTTGGATCCAGGTTCAACCAGGACCATTACGCTCACGTTGACC
- a CDS encoding general secretion pathway protein I yields MMKQAKTGFTLIEVLIALAILAIALGAAVKGISDYANNAAYLRDRTLAHWVAMNQVAEYQLRTEWPAIGKSEGKAGLGRLAWHWRAVVSPTTDPDLRRLDVEVRLHKNNADPLATVVAFFGRPR; encoded by the coding sequence ATGATGAAGCAGGCAAAAACTGGATTTACCTTAATCGAGGTTCTTATCGCCCTGGCTATCCTGGCGATTGCTCTCGGGGCGGCGGTGAAAGGGATCAGTGACTATGCAAATAATGCTGCCTATCTGCGGGATCGTACCCTGGCACACTGGGTAGCTATGAACCAGGTCGCAGAATATCAACTCCGCACAGAATGGCCCGCCATTGGCAAAAGTGAAGGCAAGGCCGGTTTAGGCAGGCTCGCATGGCATTGGCGTGCAGTTGTCTCGCCGACCACGGATCCGGACCTGCGCCGTCTAGACGTAGAAGTACGCCTTCACAAAAACAATGCCGATCCACTTGCCACGGTGGTCGCCTTCTTCGGTCGCCCGCGTTGA